A region from the Candidatus Methylomirabilota bacterium genome encodes:
- a CDS encoding sigma-54 dependent transcriptional regulator yields the protein MKGQQCLRKDTAEPGDGAAAYRPRPVVLAIDDEPGVRESLQLILQDEFEVLEAADGPSALAVLAERQVDVALLDVRMPGEPGSKVLPRILAIDDSIPVILITADPHLRMAVDAMKAGAYDYVAKPYDVDEILTLVRQAAQQRGLEREVRYLRAELDRAHGFDQLVGRHPRMVRLYETIARIAQTPATVLITAESGTGKELVARAIHNQSPRRAQPFVAVNLAAIPDTLLESELFGHEKGAFTGAHSRKLGKFELAHGGTLFLDEVGSLRIDLQAKLLRALQEREIEHLGGTRTIQVDVRVIAATNTDLRQAIRARTFREDLYYRLHVVPITVPPLRERKSDLPDLAAHFIRKYAQEFKKDVRGVSRGALVALDAYDWPGNVRELENIIERSVALATRPVIRLDDLPLDLAINEVAPGRGETDAAPLSLKEARDRFEQAYVLRALEREDWNQSRAAKGLGVHRNTLIARLGAWGIKRDRSATSIRPAAREGA from the coding sequence GTGAAGGGTCAGCAGTGTCTACGGAAGGACACGGCCGAGCCGGGTGACGGGGCCGCGGCCTACCGACCCCGCCCGGTGGTGCTGGCGATCGACGACGAGCCGGGCGTCCGCGAATCCCTCCAGCTCATCCTGCAGGACGAGTTCGAGGTGCTCGAGGCCGCGGATGGCCCCTCCGCGCTCGCGGTGCTGGCGGAGCGGCAGGTGGACGTGGCCCTGCTGGACGTCCGCATGCCGGGGGAACCGGGCTCCAAGGTGCTGCCCAGGATCCTCGCCATCGACGACTCGATCCCGGTCATCCTGATCACCGCCGATCCGCACCTGCGGATGGCGGTCGACGCGATGAAGGCCGGCGCCTACGACTACGTGGCCAAGCCCTACGACGTCGACGAGATCCTGACCCTCGTGCGCCAGGCTGCCCAGCAGCGCGGCCTGGAGCGCGAGGTACGCTACCTGCGCGCCGAGCTGGACCGGGCTCACGGCTTCGATCAGCTGGTGGGCCGCCACCCGCGCATGGTGCGCCTGTACGAGACGATCGCTCGGATCGCCCAGACCCCGGCCACCGTGCTGATCACCGCGGAGAGCGGCACCGGCAAGGAGCTGGTGGCGCGCGCCATCCACAATCAGAGCCCCCGCCGGGCGCAGCCGTTCGTGGCCGTGAATCTGGCCGCGATCCCGGACACCCTGCTCGAGTCGGAGCTGTTCGGCCACGAGAAGGGCGCCTTCACCGGCGCGCACTCGCGCAAGCTGGGCAAGTTCGAGCTGGCCCACGGCGGCACGCTCTTCCTCGACGAGGTCGGCAGCCTCCGCATCGACCTGCAGGCCAAGCTGCTGCGTGCGCTCCAGGAGCGCGAGATCGAGCATCTGGGCGGGACCCGCACCATCCAGGTCGACGTGCGCGTGATCGCCGCGACCAACACCGATCTGCGCCAGGCGATCCGGGCCCGGACGTTCCGCGAGGATTTGTACTACCGGCTACACGTGGTGCCGATCACGGTGCCGCCGCTGCGGGAGCGGAAGAGCGATCTGCCGGACCTCGCCGCGCACTTCATCCGCAAGTACGCCCAGGAGTTCAAGAAGGACGTGCGCGGCGTCTCGCGCGGGGCCCTGGTGGCCCTGGACGCCTACGACTGGCCCGGCAACGTGCGCGAGCTGGAGAACATCATCGAGCGCAGCGTGGCCCTCGCCACGCGGCCGGTGATCCGGCTGGACGACCTGCCGCTCGATCTGGCCATCAACGAGGTGGCTCCGGGGCGCGGCGAGACCGACGCGGCGCCGCTCAGCCTGAAGGAGGCCCGCGATCGCTTCGAGCAGGCCTACGTGCTGCGCGCTCTCGAGCGC